The Tenebrio molitor chromosome 5, icTenMoli1.1, whole genome shotgun sequence genome segment AGTGTCATGTTGAAAGATTTCCTAAACGCATTTGCTCATTGTAACACTTTTGCACAAAGAAACTTTAAACACTCAACACTGTCCATTCATCAGTTAGTCAACAAATTGATTGATCAAATAGACTTGATTGTGATGAACTTATCCCTTAAACATATTCAGTTGCGTCAATCACTTGTTAAGCAAAAAACAAAGTGACtctttttcaattgaaaatgcCAAGGTTACTGTTAGTACTTGTTAACGTTTTTCACGGCTTTGAGGTTTTTCTTTCCACGTTTACACAATCTTACCACTTTTTAAAATACCACCTATATCGCTTTCTAGATTCGATAATTAATcgaaaagcaaaaaatattttatgtaataCCATTTATGGCTATGAGCAATTAGCGAATACCTAACTggttttatttagaaaaatagaaTATTGTTGTCCAATTGTGAATTTTCGCTTTTGCTTTTCATTTTTACCGATACTAATTTACTACAAAAGAACTCATCATATCTTCACATTATGACATGTTGACaacatcaataataattatcaagGAGAATACAAAGCGTTGGCAAACGGTCGCCCGGACAATACACAGTTATTTATAATTAGTTAATTCAGATTTGGTTGTTCATTCATTTCGAAATTAAGTTGCGGGCCAttgttttgtttcaaaaatgttcattAATTCATTAGTGGTTTAGTTAGCAAAACTATTGGAATGTCCTCactgaaatagtatattaaagaacgagttttataagggttgatttggcgcacgagtctcaagtgtagaaaacgacccgtagggggttttctatgggacgagtgcgccaatgtccttataaaacgagtttttttatgttattttgtattaattggtaattcaaggtaacggatgcaactatgtacatacatctgcaacagatgttaaaaagtcgagtttgaacattaatactggaagttttttggtgtaaatgataataatacactgaaatattaataaaaattttctttgagatttattaaactacgagtgctttaagagatagccataaacgactccaaattgaatacaataatagacttattagagacgcagattctaaaaattttattatagcATCGAAACCATCGATTTACGATATACATTTAATTATATGCCATTTATCAGATGTGtactttttgtgaaaatgttgCGAGCATGTCGGGTTAGAATAATCCTTACAGTAAAAATTAAGTAATCCAAGTGGTTTGCTATGTACTCACATCCAACTAAACACACATCTAGAAAGGAAAGCACAACCAGAACGCACCGTTAGAGTACGATGATCGCACCCAAGAAGTGTTCTTTGGGAACTGAAGCACTCTATGGAGATAGTCTCCGGTTTCACTTCGGTCGCGTGTCATGTCCAATTCCTTACACTTGCCCTGCATCCGCACCGGAGGGAGTACGGAGTGGGGCAAAAATTCACTTTCCCTTCATCTCCGATGATgtgattttatatttttttcatttttgtgcattaattattaacttACGGATTCTCCAAGACGAACTACATTTATTTGAATCGGATAAGTTTATTTGATTAAGTTACAGAATCGAATTATTTTTATGtcatataaaaaatgaaatcggTATTGTGATAGGTATTTTAGCAGTAGTCACTAAAATCTTACGCAATCTTTAAAAGCACTTTCAAACTCGTTGTCTTGGTATAATTGAAAGCGGGCATTTAGATTTTTCTTAAACTACTACACCAAACAGTCGACCTTAATACTGTTCAATTATCACTTTTCTGTTTATTCTCacatcatttttgaaaagttggaGGTTTCGTGATGCCACTGTTGTAGGTACAGTTGTCTGGTTTTGAAGGGATCCATTATTTTGGAGGAGTCAGATCAATTAAACTGATGTTAGCCTGGTACGATTAGGACCTCGGGTAACAGTTTTGTGAGTGAATTAACTaatgattctttttttttataaatacggTGTCCGCATCGGTTCCTATTGATTTTGAGGGTTGAACGAATTTGACGGTGACGTAATTAgtattgaatttaattaaaatgtcgtTCGTTCACGTCAAGATTTACATgatgtttaaatatttaaaagggATTTTAAGTACCACAACATTCATTTTTTGTGCAGCTAAATTtcagagaattaaaattaccatcccaattatttattacagaactgattttttccaattttaattGGACAAATTCAAACAATACTCAGATACGCTtcaatatttacaattttctctttttttttgaagaaagttCATAACACAAATTCATAtccattttcataaattagACATGTTGCTAatttaaatatataatttaattaactgcCGGGAACtccattacatattttaagaTTTTATTGGAATGTTCTTAATAGCATTAATTTGTTCTTGAAACATGATGCTGGTGATGATGATATTGCAagagaatgcatttttttttgatgaaagCAATTTCTCCTGATCATTTTCTTGAGAAGGTAACAATTTaagttgtttttgttgtgaaaatttaattttccgtGCTATTTCAAAACAATACACATATTGTATATAAAGAAACACAATTTGGATTTTATAAATGTggaaaagtttatttgaacatgttttaatatttatatttgtacttttttgtttatttagcCTAAAGTTGGTGTTTATCTCAAACAGAACaatgtatgtatgtagttGCATTTACGTTGTCTTCACTCCAAGTATACTTGTTATGCAAGCTGTCCCATTAAAACGATGTACCTTTTAATTGTATATAATTAACAATGTTCGCgttaattttgcaattaaaaCATGTTATGTTGATACAAATATGGAGCAGGGTTAACACTGTGTGTGGATCGTCCAACAAAAGTACGTAGTGTGAAATACTTGATAACAACGTTAGTAACGTTTCATTCGGCGAAAATTTTACTCAAATTCCTGTTAAAAATTcgtgaattgttttttttttacgaaaattatCTTTCACAGTGTTTTACTTTATAacggaattttatttttcctccTGAAAATAACAGTCATCGATGCATTTCAGATGAGCCTTATTATATAATAATTGTAGCGTTTTATAGTCGATCATGTTTCATTAAAGAAAGTTGTGACGTAATGTACAAAAGTACATACACAGGACTGTGACATACCTATAATGTTCACTTATTTGTGCTGTTACgacataaaattgttaatcaGACTAAATTAGTGTAAAAGAATCTCTTGATGTATTTTGTAGTAGATAAATCGAGAGCTCTTGACACCCAGCATTTTAATTCTCTTCTTCGTTTAGTCGCCACTTTATCGACACTTTCTCTCGCGTAGGTCTCCAATTTGATTTGTATTCCTTGTGGGATGGTTAATTAGTCATCGAAATAATATGGTGAATAATAATAtggtgaaatttattttttggttttaataGAATTCCTGAAAATATTGCTCAACATTAAGTACATGGAAGTTATGCAAAGACCAAGTTTTTGGGCGTGTAGTAGTACATTTTCACACAACGTTAccataaatttaatatttcacaGGACGCCtgtcacaaaataaatttagaagCGATAGTAATACTAATGATGTGTAGATATTAGAAAGGTAGAATTGTGAATCACGCTAATTTTCATAGAAAATCAAGGGTAGACTAACAAATGCAAACATTCTTCTAGCATGACGGCGTTTCGTTTCATATTCATCGCCTGAAAATACTGAAAAACGGTCGTTTCAGCTGACCACATTCTTGATCCGATAGTTTTAATACGAAGTCTCACGTTTCGTTACAATGAGCAGCAAACAGTCGAAAGGACGTGACCGAGagttttagtttttttgtGTGGTTGGGTCAGTATGTGATATAAATAAAgcaaaagttgtgaaaaataagGGAGGGTGTGGACTAGGTTTTGAAaccgtttttaattaattacctttccgcaattaaaaataaaatctatgTGTACCTAATTTCTAGAGCGAAACATGTATTAATGGGCGAAAATTTGTGCCAAAATAACATAATCACCGGTTGACTACAGAGATAAAGCATTCTAAAGACAGGATTTTACGTAACACGACAAGGAGTTGTCGAACACacttaaaaatgcaaaatagaaatagtTCGAGTGGTTAATTGCACGAGAATGGGACCACAAATTTATGGACGTCAATTGGaaagttatttttaataaataaaatggttATTAAGATATAGGTTACGATATAGGTttgaatatacatatttttttgaaagtattaaatttgtacgatgaaaaatatgtaattactgCACTCATATTTCTCTAGGTACATAGAAAAGTTACCTACTCGATagataataattgaaatgtttATTCACAGACACTGCACACGTGTGTTATTTAAAGACCACAAGTCTTTAAACCACTTTgactatatttttatttaaaacgaaattaaTCGAAAAAATCCATACGTTATTTGGAACTAGCTGCTtcttaaaatcttccgattgTTGCAAATTACCTGAACACGAACGGTGTTGCTAAAACAgagaataaaacaattttctcaTATTAGTAACACTTGCATCACGTCCTTGTAACAAAACAATGACGAATTAAATTAAGACTTCTTGCGCgtccattttgtaaaaatctgACGGTATTGCATGCCGAGTTGCAAGGGTCAGTCCGCACATGAAAGTTTCACATTATAATGTTGATCGAAGAtcaattaagaaaatatcGCGAATTTCCTGTCAGGTTTGACGACTAAGTTGATGGTATTGCCGGTCACACAAGTCGTGAATCTCGTCGAAGGAAAGAGAGATTACGCTAAACAACTTTCTTTCAAGTGCTCTTTACGTGTAATTTAATAATCGCTACAATCCAGCGATaacgaaagaaaaaagatgtttttttaacaCACTCCTTTAACGAGCGAAATTTTTAAGGATGACGTTTGGAAAACAATAGcgtacaaaatttttacatatCTCTCATAAAGATTAATAAGTGAGAGTGAAAGGGCAAGAAATTGCTATTAGGAGCAGTGACTAGTGCCGACCGTTGATGTTTTGATTGTGCAATATTATGCAGAAATTATGTAACCAACAGACGCTTGCTTGCATGAAAAAATCCGGGCGCGccttaaaaacattttttgagtgAAACGTTACAATTTCTTTTATCAGGCCAAAGCACGACATTCCAAGTACCGAACCTTATTCTGAAAATTCCGGTTCAAATTAGATGCGAGAAAtatcgttttaaaaattaaactagtaagaaaataaatatgagtttattacttttattatCTGAAATTTTGTCTGTTAGATTGTTAACTACTCGTATATGTGAAAATGTAGATTATCTAACTGATAAATGAAAAGAATCCTTGCTTATGTGATACATTTATGTATGTGAgatgttggttgcctacatgtgcgataatgaaaatgaaacagtccataaataatattaattcgGTTTTAATTTAAGAACAATAACTTATAGTTAAGTACGTTTAacttaaaatatacaattttctATGCTATAAGCCagaaaaataaatctaaattttattttttggtttaaGTGTGGAATCATTGCCTATTGTGTTTTAGTTCTAAAGCGAGTTTATATCCTAATTCGGGCCTTCTGTCATTGCCTTCGACCATATCTTTAACTTGATCTGATTCCACTATCACCCCGTGACTTTCTCTGATAAAAGTTTTAACTTTTTCAATATCGAGGAGATCCACTCCTCGACAACAATCATCCAGTAATACGGTTCTGTAACCGCTCGTTATGGCATCTTTCGCGGTGGAAGCTAGAAAACGAGTCGATTTGAAGCGAAACCCTGATTACTccaatttcattaaattttaccGACGCAAACATCGTAGGCCACTCCACACAGATAGAGATCTGTGACGTTCTTCTGTTTAAGTAGCGAATTGAGCTTGGTGTCCGTCAACTTTTGATTGTCCCAAAAGAGAGAGTAGGAATCGACGTCGGGGTTAGttcctttataaatttttatggcGTTTTCTACCACCTAAAAACTGGAATTAATTACCAGGAAAAGGGTGCTGAGATGTTAACCTTGAGATCCTTGTGGAGTTCGGAACCCCAAGTGTTTTGGACGCAGTGACGCGGCCACAATTTCTGAACCATCGGCGGATCCCTGTCGAAAACGACGGTGTCGTACACCTTAGTGTTCTCCGTCGTGATTGGACTGGATTCGTGAAGTTTTCTCAATGAAACATTGTCAATGAAGGAAACGTGATCGCTAGGATGCCAATCGTACGAATACACGACCGTTTCGAAGTCGACAACCTCGACAAGATTATTGATGGGTTGAATGACGTCTGCACCATTGTGTTTCGCCGGACAGTTGGTAATATTAAGGGTGCCGCTGATGAAGTCGTTCTGGACGTCGATTATGAGAGCTGCTGAAACCGGTCGCACGATCTACAacatcgaaaataaaaatagaacaaaACGAGTGAAGATTTTACCGTTTTGATCCAATTGTTCCAACAGAAAACGAACTCCTCCCTATCGATGTTCCCATCGCTATTTTGgtcaaatatttcaaaaatgcttAACAAAACGTCCGATTCCACTTTGTAGGTTTCACCTTTGTTGTTCCGGAAAAGCGCGCAACAAAGAGTTCGGAATTCTTCAAGATTCAACTTACCATCGCTGCAATCAAATGTTTACTCTGGTACTTGTTACAACGAAATATTGACGGCGGTTAACACGCGACCCATAAGGATATTAGGCTTTGTGTCTtcgtttttataaaattataatcgaTAAGGGTACGGTTGTTTTGTTACTTTAACCTTCTCGAGCAATTTATGGGTTAAAAATAGATTCAATACGTGATGGGGTGGTAAAGAAAGGGTTCAATTCGAACACGACTAATTGGAAGGAAAACCGAATACTTTCGCAATGGTGGATGTGTTAAAggtagtttaaaaaaacaaaatcaataTCTCATTTCAACCACCGTCGGAGTAAATATGGATAAAGCTCTGGAGATTGATGGATGCGGAATTTAACTAATAACACCAGTTTGACACAATTTTgggtaattattttcaaataggtTGATTTCCGAGTGATTTACATGTTACAAATGCAACGTGGTGCCCGTTTTCATTATTAGGTATAATGACAGgagaaatttacattttgcgttaattaaaaaaaaacacttgtttttaaataattcaggccaaggtaaatttttatttccgcAACTGAAAATTTCACAATAATGTAAAAGTATGGACGATGATTCTCGAATTTTTTGATACCACATGTtttgaaagataaaaaatttgttatcgATTATCGTAGATACTTAAATACTGGAGTTTACTggcattttggaaaaatatgcataaaaagaaaaattaaagataTGATGGTAATAGTAGGTTATATGCACCTTGCTATGGATGCAATGAATCAGTATTGGTGAAGCCTCTTTGGATATTTTTCAATGAATGTATTGATGAGCGTTCTTACGTAATAAATTAAGGCAACCGTGTTCAGGTGTGATCTCAAGGTCACATTCGATAATGATGAACGAATTTGTGGCATCGTCTGGCATCATATACATAATATGTaatgtatttcatttttaaaaagtaccATAAAGTAAGCGTACCACGTTACGTATTTATCAAAATACCGAAATGGCATAAACTTCCGGTGTTGAGCAATAACAACGGCATAACGGAAAACTGATAATATGTCAATAATTGAAGGAAACCCGATGATCTAATATTAGCCGGTATGAATCATTGCGTGTTTTGCAAAATCTAACCTAAAAGCTCTCTAGCTCAGTCTAAAAGCCACGTTGATATTTACCAGTCCTTGTCGAAAGCAGCAAAGCACGCGTCCATATTGCAcgtagtgaaattaaaattcacaaaatcGATGAATTCGGTGCTACCTGACATGACTACTGCAGTTGGGGTAAAACTACGCGCCAAGTAGTGTTTACAGTCGATAATATCAACGCGACGATTTCCCTTCACATCGCTGACTGACACGAAACCAATCTCGAACTCCGATTCGACGACTGCGAAAAAACCGTGAACTGATGCGTTTGCAATACACCAAATCGTGGGAATACCCTAAACTTGACGTTAGATCATCGgcatcgtgacgtcacctgcTAACGTTTCTATCGATTCTTGTGACGTCATTTGGGAGAATATTTGTACCGGGAGCTTTTGAAACTTGCCATATTTGAAGGATTCGCCAGAATATAATTAATCGAAGTAATGCAGGTGTTCCTACGTTCTTAATCGATTCGTTTGAAATGGCGGCGGCAGATGCGGGATGTGTTGAAAAGACGCAACGGTAGGTAACACTAGTGAATAAACAATTGATTTTATGAGCAGATGTAGAGAGATAAAAATGATACACTCAGGAAACGTGAATACTTGTtcgtgtttttaaattttttggttATCTTCTGTAAACAAAATTCGTCAGGATTGAGGTTGTTAAATTGTATGTGAGAATGTGAGTCATCGTTAACTACAATCTTTGTAACCAGATACATACCTATGTACCGGGACAATACAATAATTACTGAATGATTATAACTTGCTTGCTTCCAATGTAagttatttatgcaccaagtcTATAAAGCAGTACATACTTCTTTTTACAAGGGGGAAGTTTACACGCACGAGCGTAGCTAGCATTGTAATCTTAcgcttaaaaaatatatttttttgtgacattcATAAAAACAATATACATATTAAATGCTGATAAGAAATTATCTGTTGTCACTTGATTTATGATTTAAAGCGTAAAGATCAATGAAAATGTGTAAATTGTGTTAcgtcaaaatttcaatttagagGACACCACGACGTCATACGATAAGGATTAAACAAATTGAGCATTGGAAAGaattcgaataaaaaaaaacccaaaaaaaaaacgttgcaATTTACTCAAATTAATGTCAATTCCGTGTCTATAAAACTTTATATCTACTCCCTTGACAAGCTGTGACTTTGTGCGTTTTAGTCACGAGGTGAAGTTAGCAACGGGCTTTTTAGGGACGCTctggttttttttaatagcaaaAATCATGTGAGACACGTGTGAGACTGAAAATGAAGTTagttgtcacttgtcaattgacgtttatataaaattaaaaatccaccaacagtgcattctacctcgaaaatacaaccgacaacgtcgccaacttttgtttttagtgtgtctgcaagtgtcagaaaaaagtggggttatgaaatcaaactgttggacagtcgttttggtcgtagttcatctgttttttattcttattttattattttactcaaaaagtatgatatggtagctaaaacctttttctacataataataattttgtgtttcgtaaataaattcaacagttcaatgtcaaattttgacgggaggttgagccaacccaaaaaaattaacctttttctagggatttctttttttctgccaacataattcaacaggtggtggatttttgattttgaaacaaattatatacagtgagcggcaaaagtatggaataaattccttaaaaattaaacaaaattttcttcaaaaaaatctttggacagatcaattttagtttataaaagtacatgttttagtaccaaagaaaattccaagcagtcatttgttttcgagtgatgacgtcatcgatagtttttttaaatggaaaccccctattttttttcttgattctgatagcccctttaattgtctaaatgacagcataaaaattttgttatcttacataaggaaatttttgagaaaaaaaataataaagttggaaaaaataaactttataacgaacaaaagcaagtcaaaaaatcaagtaggtaaatcaaacagtcaaatgttactgtcaatttcattcgtatgtgttatttgttttacaaaacattttcgaaaatgactcatttaacagaaacacaacgtatagaaattttaattttgattgggtgcgggaatcaaactagataaaactaaaacggggaatttcttcataaacttgcttattgtcaacaagctgggggatggcaattcgaacatttaattccataatcttaagtacttactaacacagtttttgacttgtttttgatcgttataaaatttattttttccaactttattttttttttttctcaaaaattttcttatgtaaggtaacaaaatttttatactggagtttagacaattaaaacgGCTAGAAACGaatctagaaaaaaaatagagggtttccatttaaaaaaactatcgatgacgtcataactcgaaaacgaatgactgcttggaattttattttgtactaaaatatgtatttttataaactaaaattgacctgtccaaagatttttttgaaaaaaattttgtttaatttttaatgaatttattccatacttttgccgctcactgtatacatATTACGTGTTATAtttgtattgttcattgggtcgtagaaaaagtatagtatgcaactcgtttataaacttctcGTGTCTAAAGTGCCGCTTATAAATCtcgttgcataatatactattattcgtggatttaaaaaagttattcAATGCATCATCTAGTAGGTATCATCTGCTTTCCCATTAAACAAGTTTCACAATAATATGTAACTTCTATATTGATAAGTTTTAGAATATTTCACAATAGATATTTCAACCATAGTTGCATAACCATTCGTGGAACAAATTTCTACTCTTCCTTATACTGTTGTTTATATTAAATAAAGAACTTTGAggaaagaatttttattttaacacttAACAATTCCAATTACAGATAGACGTAcacatccaaaatttaaatacaacaTCAACGCCTATTAAAAACTTGAGTTAATAGTAGCACTTTGTTCACTCGGTCCCTTTTGTTGGCGTAACTAATAAATTAGACAACATTTTCCAAGCAAATCACGTACAAAACGGAGGTATACTTTTGAGAATGGCGCCCCCGAACACCCTTACCGGGGTTTTAGTCCAACTAATCAAGACATCCTTTCCACTAATCGGTGCTCCTCGTCCCAGAAAACAATTGTAACTTAACTCGACCAGTTTCAGTCCGGTCGGTTTCAGCCCGAAATCTTCAATATCGTTAACGACCCTCGTTCCAaactgttgaatttttttgttactaTTGGTGAACACTCTGACTGCGAGAGGATCGAAAGAACCGAACATGTTCTCGAACAGGTTGGTGATCCCTTTCGGTTGTCTGTTGGGCTGTATCGAGAA includes the following:
- the LOC138132295 gene encoding nicotinamidase-like, with protein sequence MSGSTEFIDFVNFNFTTCNMDACFAAFDKDCDGKLNLEEFRTLCCALFRNNKGETYKVESDVLLSIFEIFDQNSDGNIDREEFVFCWNNWIKTIVRPVSAALIIDVQNDFISGTLNITNCPAKHNGADVIQPINNLVEVVDFETVVYSYDWHPSDHVSFIDNVSLRKLHESSPITTENTKVYDTVVFDRDPPMVQKLWPRHCVQNTWGSELHKDLKVVENAIKIYKGTNPDVDSYSLFWDNQKLTDTKLNSLLKQKNVTDLYLCGVAYDVCVASTAKDAITSGYRTVLLDDCCRGVDLLDIEKVKTFIRESHGVIVESDQVKDMVEGNDRRPELGYKLALELKHNRQ